CAACGGCATCACCCGTGTCGCTTACCGAAGACCCGAACGATGCCAACATCCTTCCCGCCCTTCTGGATATGCATACACTCCTTGACCAGCCACCCGATTCGGACGACATGAGTGCCTTGACCTTGCACACCACCCGCCGTCCCAGTTCCTCTCCCCACGACCCGTCACCCTCGAAGCCTCGGCGCAACAAGGTGCGCCCTACCAAAGCCACTGAAGGGACGACTCCCCAAGATAACCATCCCACGAAGACTACCTCCACCTCTCGACGCCGTACCAAAATTCCTGTCGAAATTACTCTTTTACCTCAGGAACGACTGGAGGTCTAATCTAACTTTCCTCGCGTCTATAGAACAAGCCAGCTCGGCCCGCCTCTTGCACATTGGACGGGTGGATGGATATATTTGATATAGTAGGTAGTTGCATAGGTACTGTTTCTTCTTGCTAGGATTGTACTCGCGTCCAGGCAGCATCTCGAGACCATAGAGAGATCTCTCTCTCTATTCTACGGGAGCATTCTTCCTGGACCGCTGACAACGGATTTCTTTAGTTGTTGGACAATTTGTTTTGGTGGACAATGGATGCTCGCTGTGGGTTGTCGCGTTGTATACTAGTTCCGTTCCCGGGTCAAGATGTTCCACCGGGTACGGACCAAAGGTTGTCTCCACGCAACGGTCGGAACCACGGGTCCGTATCGTTCCCGTACGGTGGTTGAAACATCTTGCGGCTGTTGTCTGTGGACCAGAGCGAAGTATTGTCGTCGTTATTCCGTCCACGTGGTGAAAGTAGACGTGCCGCTGTATCCTTCGTCCCGTACCGATGGAAAGAACAATGTCGACGGCCGCGGTGGCCGTGTACGCcgcgttgtcgtcgtcagtatcatcgtcctcgtcttccacgGAAACGGGTGTCAAAACAAAGGCGCAATGTTATCGCTGTCACTGTCGTTTGATTGGGACACGGCAGTGTCTCGTTCCGCATACTAGAGTAATAGCATAAGTAGTAATAGGCGTAATGGTTGTGTGTATTCGTTAGAACAACGTCAATTAGAGCATGTTTTACAAAAGGAGTCAATGACATTCGAAACGCGTATATACCGGTATGCGTATCGGACGAGTGGCCAAGGCTGGAATCGGTCGAAAGTGTGGGAGGGCGGCAGAAGGCCACGGGATGACTTTTTCGTCCACGCTCGGATGGTGGCTGATAACAACTGTAAGCGTTTTCCGAGACATATGGTGCAAGCCCCGATTAGGAGAAAAGGACATTTTCTCGTTCCCGGATGGTCTCCACTTCGCGTTATATCTTTGTAACTTGACGTTTGTTGGTACTTATAGGTGACAACTTTTGAATTCCCTTGGCGTTCGATATAGTGTGGGTTACAACACGATATATATTGAAATAGTCCCGATCGCGCCATCCAAGACTTCGCTACGCCGGTCGACCCAGATCGCCAGTACCCCTCCATGGCCTGGTACGGGGgaacccccccccccccctgcAAGCCTCGGGAACCACCCCCTCGCCCCGCCAGGCCAAGCCACCCATGGGACTCGCAGGGTCACAGCCCCTCCCGCTATCTCGGATGGCATAATCGACATACGCCCGCAATTCCTCGTGAGGTCTTTTTTCGACTGCCCGGCGGCACGCTGGGTCTATGGAAACAGCGACCTGGTAGACCGCCGCCAAGCCCCGCGTCGCTCGTTTCCTCTCGCAAATGTTTGTTCCTTATGGATCAACAACAGTAAGAGTGCACTTTGagtgtgacagtgagctaCGGTGAGCGAATGACTATTTGAGTGCTCGTCAACCCACATTGGTGTCGATCTCACCGGGATAATTTTGGGTGTGTAGCGTCGCTTTTTGGCCGCAGTGTGTTACAATCCTTCAGCCTCCCAACGAACTTGGAAACAACGTTGGTGGTAGTGGTAGTGGTAGCATTAGTAGTAGAGGTACAAGTAGCAGAGGTACAAAAAATAGCCATCGACCGTACAACAACAGCGACTCACTGTGAGCATGACGACGGAAACGACTCCAATGCCTGCTCCTTCTTCTCCGCAGTCCTCCACTAGGACTGTATCGGACACCACCAGTCCGACGGAAACCTCAGCGGCACCGGATCCGTTCCAAGCCGTTCTCTACGCCAGTAGTCAGCTTTCCATCGTTGACACCTTATCCAAACTCGTCCGGACGCTATCCACAACGGTATCTCTCTGCATGCCGGACACGGGCacaacggcgacgacggccGCCGACTCCGTGCGGGACGCCGTTGCCCGACTCGTCGAACGCCAGGAACGCACTACCGCACACGTCGTGCGGCACATTATGGACCTTTACCAGTCCCTCGGCGAACGCGACGCCGAACTCGCGCAACTCCGACAGGAACGGGACGCCCTACGCGAGCGCGTCGCCGTCCTCGGTGAGTGCCTCGCCTACGGAACACACACGCACGGATCGCCCTCCACCGTCACCGCCGCCAACACGGATGATCTTTACAGTGCACCCGGATTACAAAAAAGTCCCAGAAAGCATTCCGGTAAGCGGGTCAATTCGCAACACAGTCGCACGAACCTCATTCCCTTTGAAATTGTGCTGGAAGAGTACCAAGAAGAACGGGTGGAGTTGTAGGCGCAGCCTGACACTACTACCATCATCCCCCCA
This portion of the Phaeodactylum tricornutum CCAP 1055/1 chromosome 19, whole genome shotgun sequence genome encodes:
- a CDS encoding predicted protein; protein product: MTTETTPMPAPSSPQSSTRTVSDTTSPTETSAAPDPFQAVLYASSQLSIVDTLSKLVRTLSTTVSLCMPDTGTTATTAADSVRDAVARLVERQERTTAHVVRHIMDLYQSLGERDAELAQLRQERDALRERVAVLGECLAYGTHTHGSPSTVTAANTDDLYSAPGLQKSPRKHSGKRVNSQHSRTNLIPFEIVLEEYQEERVEL